A window of the Dictyoglomus sp. genome harbors these coding sequences:
- a CDS encoding efflux RND transporter periplasmic adaptor subunit, producing MEKNLEGAKLSMEQSKLNLTNAEENLNNTIIKAPFSGIFVNISVKLGDIITSNRTLFTLLDTTNVELNLEVDETDIGKVSVGLPVRISSDAFSEEILKERL from the coding sequence TTGGAAAAGAATCTTGAAGGGGCAAAATTATCTATGGAACAATCAAAACTAAATCTTACCAATGCAGAGGAAAATCTTAATAATACTATTATAAAAGCACCCTTTTCAGGAATATTCGTAAATATCAGTGTAAAATTGGGAGATATTATTACGAGTAATAGAACTCTATTTACATTACTTGATACTACAAATGTAGAGTTAAATCTTGAAGTAGATGAGACTGATATAGGAAAGGTATCTGTAGGTCTTCCTGTAAGGATTTCCTCTGATGCTTTTTCTGAAGAAATTTTGAAGGAAAGGTTATAA